Genomic window (Paenibacillus sp. PK3_47):
GGATGCAGACATGATTCCTCCGCTGAGCAGGGCTTTGTCCAATCTGGCCCGGTGTACAGGAGCCTCCGCTGTGCATTTTGCTCCCGAGGTCATTAAGACATGCGGTCTACTGGAGCTTGCGCAGGCAAATTCCTGAGTTTGGCGGTTAACGCAGACCGCTAAAACGCAAAGACCCTCAGTTCAGCCGGATATCCGGCTGCTTGAGGGTCTTTGTTCTGGTCATTGTATCCTTGTACTGCTAAAGCTTCTTCACGATATAATCGATAAAGCCCTGGCGGATCTTTTCTCCATTATAGAAGCGTTCAAGTACCCGGTCTTCTTTATACAATCATTCATTTATAAGTCCCCTCCTCAAGTCCGAGCTTTGTATACATTTCCGTGCAATAGCTCTGCAGCTTGATTTCAAGGCTTCTGGCTTTGTTCTTAAAACGCTTCAGTTCGCGGATCATATGGGCTCTGCCGGCGGGAGTAAAGGTCTCCTGAATCCGTTCCTTGAAATAATCATGGACAATATGATTGCGCTGTTTCCAGACAGCCTGCAGCTGCTGTGTCTCTTCCTCCGAGAATGGAAAATGATGCTGGATTTCTTTGATGAGCTGGCCGAGTGAATTGCTGAGTTTGCGCTGATACAAATCTGCCAAATCCGCTTCTGTAGGGGTTTTGCCCTGAGACAGCTTCGTAAGCAGGAGCAGATTCGTCAACTGCTGCTCCAAAGCCTGACAATAATAAACGGCCAGACCGAAATAAGCAAATAACTCTTTGGATTGTTCACTCTCCGGTACTTGTGTATCCTTCATCTTTCCTCCCCTTACTTTTCTTTATATTACATGCTTTTGTTAAAATCCTTCCGGCTGGTGCGCAGCAAATACATTCCGGCCAGTAATGAAATGTAGATCAAGGCATGCAGCGCAGCGCCCCAAAAGGCCGTGTCCGCCGGACTGTCCCCATGCATCATTTCCTCCATCAGGCTTGAAACCGGAGGGAGCAGCACTTGGACAAAAAGTCCCGGGACAAACGAAGCAACCTCTGCGCCCCCAATGGAGAGTATGATTACAATCATCATCAGCCCTATTGCGTAGCTGTGTTTTGGAATCCACGAAGCCTGCAGATACAGTGAAATGACAACCCCGAGAAGACCGCACAGGAAGTGTCCGGTTATAGCCATTACGAGCTGATTCATGCCTGCCGGACCGTCAAAACTGCCTGTGACTAACGGATACAGGACAATAATCAGTGTAAACGACAGCGTTAAAATGATAAGTGTCAACAGCTCCCCGAAACTATATCTGACAGCACTCCGCATATGCACGGCTGAGACCTGCCGCTGCACCGGCGGCTGATGATTCAGAAAGCTAAGCCCCAGCCAGGCGCTGCCCGCAAACAGGATGACTGCCGTTGCTGCATAGCTGCTCATTACAGGGTTCGGGGTATAGGAATACAGAATCAGCACTGGTATCAATATCCCTGCCATAGGCGCAAAATACCGCTGAGAAGCGCTGTAGCTGCGGAGCAAATAGACAATGAGCGGCATCATGTGTATCCACCCTCCCGTGCTTTTACCGGGTCCATCCATTGCCGGAGACGGTTTAAGCCGCTGCTCGGTTCTACTGAAATAATAGAAGAGCCTGTGTCCAGCAAATATCTGAGATATACATCACTACTGGCCGATTCAACAGATAAACCGGTACATTTTGCCCCTGAGTCATCAATACATTCCTCTAAAGAAATGAAGCCGGGCATGGCTGTTATTTCATCGGTGTCCCATCGCCCGCTTGTAAATACTATGTATGTGGAGGGCTTATCGCGCAGCTTACCCCGGTCTGTAATTTTCATTACCGTTCTCCCGTGCTGCAGCACATGGACACTGTCAGCCAAAGCTTCCACACACAGCGGCTCATGCACTGAGAACACCATAGCTGTTCCGCCCTGTTTTAACTCCAGAAGAATTTCAAGCAATGTCTGCTGTGAAGGAAGATCCAGGCCTGACATCGGTTCATCAAGCAGCAGCAGCTGAGGCTTCCGGATCAGGCTTTGGATTAGGTTAACCTTTTGCAGCATGCCTTTGGAAAAGTTGTACATGGAAGTGTCCCGGTACGGACTAAGTTGAAAAGCTTCCAGCAGTTCCGTCACCCTCTGCTCAAGCAGATTAGACGCCATTCCGCCGATCTCACCCATACTGCGCAGATATTGCACAGGTGTAAATTTTAAGGAAGGGAAAGCTTCCGGCGCATAGCCGATAACAAGCCCGGGCCTGCTGCACAGCCTTCTTCCTGAGGTCGGTTTTATCAGTCCGGCAAGGATGGAGAGCAGCGTGCTTTTACCGGATCCATTGCGGCCAATTAGAGCAACGGCCATTCCGGGATTTACTGTCAAAGAAAACTCCTGCAGTACCGGCTGCCTGTTATACCGTTTGGTGATCTGTGACAGTTCAATAACCGGAGCAGCTGTTACGCCGGAAGACATCATGTCTTCACCAGTCTTTTCAAGCCTCATCCACTGGTATCCCCCTTACTTACAAACCCCTGATCGGGCATTCAATCCGGAATCAAGACTAAGCTCTAGTATACTATTCGCCGGCGGCTAGCCTTTTCCCTCTTGCAACGGTCTTCACAATCCTCCAAAACAAACAAAAACCAGATCACCTCAGTAATTCACTGCGGCGGTCTGGTTATGTATAACTGGTTAACAGTTATTGTTACAGTTACGCGTATACCTCCACAGCACCGCTGATCAGACGGCAGGCCATAGCAGCACCGCGGCAGGCCTCAATACATTCGTGGCAGTGCGTGAGCTCATGGCGGCTGCTCTCTTCTGCACAGCGTTCACAAATCTCAGCACACAGGCGGAGAATTTCAACGACAAACGGACTTTGACGTGTCATTGCCTGGACGGCGAAAGAACAGATATCTGCGCATTCCCGGTCCAGCCGGATGCTCTCCCGCAGTGATGCCAAATCATATTCTTTCAGGCTCGAGACATAACTATAGTTACAGGCGTTCATTGCTTTAATACAAGCGTCGATGCACTCCTGATATTGAATTCGGGTCATAGCCTAAAACCTCCTGCAATTTTTATAGGGTATGCCTATGTATTAACCTGCAAGAAAAGGAACGAACCAATGCCGCTGATAGGGGAATTCTGGTTATAGACTTCTTTTCACTGAGCCGGGTCGGCTGTACAGCCGCTTTTCCAGCTGCAAAAGACGGTCGCGAAGCTCGCCGGACGAGAAGTGTTCACCGATAAATACCGCCACATCAGGCACCTCTCCCTGAGGGTTAATTTTCATAAAATCAGCTTCCCTGTAGGCATATTGAAACAGAAAACGGCCGGTAGTATCGTTAAAGGTGACGATTCCTTTAGCCCTGTATACATCCCTCGGCAGCTCCCGGACAAACTGCTCAAACTCCTCACTGTTCACGGCCCGCTTAAAATAGTGGGTATACGCCATTACATGATCATGTGTATGATGCATATTCCCGGTTTGACCGGCTCCATCACTTCCCTCAGCGGCAGCTACCTCCGGAATCACTTC
Coding sequences:
- a CDS encoding four-helix bundle copper-binding protein, which produces MTRIQYQECIDACIKAMNACNYSYVSSLKEYDLASLRESIRLDRECADICSFAVQAMTRQSPFVVEILRLCAEICERCAEESSRHELTHCHECIEACRGAAMACRLISGAVEVYA
- a CDS encoding ABC transporter ATP-binding protein — protein: MRLEKTGEDMMSSGVTAAPVIELSQITKRYNRQPVLQEFSLTVNPGMAVALIGRNGSGKSTLLSILAGLIKPTSGRRLCSRPGLVIGYAPEAFPSLKFTPVQYLRSMGEIGGMASNLLEQRVTELLEAFQLSPYRDTSMYNFSKGMLQKVNLIQSLIRKPQLLLLDEPMSGLDLPSQQTLLEILLELKQGGTAMVFSVHEPLCVEALADSVHVLQHGRTVMKITDRGKLRDKPSTYIVFTSGRWDTDEITAMPGFISLEECIDDSGAKCTGLSVESASSDVYLRYLLDTGSSIISVEPSSGLNRLRQWMDPVKAREGGYT